The Amphiura filiformis chromosome 1, Afil_fr2py, whole genome shotgun sequence nucleotide sequence GAGATGAGACAGATCTCTTCAGTGCAGATGCGTTTCCATGCTTCCAAGTGGCAATGATGAAGAAGTATTGGAGGCAGAGTAAAAAACCAGTCATCTCTTTGCATGAGGTCAAGATTTCTCAAAGTGTGGAAGGATATGTTGAGCTGATGCCTGACATGAAAGCTATCCAGTACTATGTACGTGGAAGAGGAGAGGCACAGATGGAGAAGTGTCATCAAATGCTGAAGAATATCGAGGTTATGATCGATAATGAGTTGGAAGATAGATCACCAGGTACATGTGTAACGAAGAAGTATCTGAGTTCAACAGAAGTCAAAAAGCTGAAGGATCTGCACAACATCAGAGGTTACACCAAAGAGCAGCTGCAGGAAGCAATTATCCAACATGAAGGGACTGTCTGTGAAGAAGGCACACAAAACACAGATAAAGTAGCAAGTATTGTGTGCAAAGGATATGACGTCACTTTCTTGGAGGAATGTGGTCTCCACTGTATGCTTGAGCTGGGCATAACAAAGCATATTAAACAGAGGTTAGTGGAGGCTTTGGATACCAAAAGGTATACACGGGATGACTACCGCAGTTTTGGTGAAGCATGTGGGATCTCAGAGCGTCGCCTTGAGCAAATGGAGGCACATCTTCAGGGCCCATCTATGACTTCAGCTGTCCTAGATGAGTGGGACAAAGGAGGAAGCCACACTGTGGGTGAACTTCTACGCATCTTGTCCATGCCTGGATTGGTTGACAATCAAGAAGCCAAAAGCATTCTCACCAATATGCTTAGAAATGCTGGACAGGTAGGTGACTTCctttatgcaatgaaatgtatTGGAATCTTTATCAGTATAATAATAGTCAATCAGAACTTTCACTGGAAATACTGGCATAATGTCCAGAACCTTAACTGGATAAATGATGACCTTTTGCTAGTAAGTGATGGATGCTCTGCTCTTACTGAAACAATTTTGTAAGCAATCATGTGACTTGTTTCAGAAACACTAAACAAAAAAAATGCTATGTCCATTTGGGCTGATAGGATGAAATTCTGTCCATAAAGGTTTTTGCTAAACTTATCACAAGGcaattttaagggctggggtatgagcgtttggacagtatttattgtgggacattagagcacatcagacatatcgaattgcattctgaatactgaagaatgtcattctgatatcaaataattttgattttttgaaattacgcaatttaatacacattttatggcaaatcattaaaattgatatttttgatatttaacagtacttgaagtaaactttataaatctgatgatttatacttaaagtgtatgtaggtgggatgaaaagccgacgatcaattgaaaattttgacctttatattgaagatatggattttttcccaaaaacaccaaaaaaaaaaaaaaggtcttttgggaaaaaaatccatatcttcaatatgaaaggtcaaaattttcaattgaccgtcaacttttcctccctgctacatacactttaagaatatgtcattagatttatataattaccgagtactgttatatatcaaaatttgaaaaatatcaaattttataatttgtcatcaaaaatttgtattatattgtgattttcaaaaatgaaaattatttgatatcagaaagacatgcttcgtattcagaatgcaattcgataggtctgaggtgctctcatgtcccacaaaaaaatactgtcgaaacgcataataaacgctcattttagatcccttaactagatgtaaaaataaacattaatttgcaCCATATAAATATTCATTGCATGCAATTTAAACCTGACACCCTCTTGTTTGACTTTTAGGATCCTTCAACTACAGTCACTGGAAGTGCCATATCAGCAGGATTGTCTCTGAAGGTCCTAGCTCATCGAGCAGCTTTGAGAAGATCAAGTGAAGAATTATATCGCAGTGCACAGCCAAATACTCTCATGGACCATTTACACCATTGCTTTCCAGAGGAAACGGCTGCAAAATTACAACAACGTCTCATAGAAGTTGATATGTTCACTGGCATGCAAGAAATCATCAATGAGCTACTGAAGCTGAAAGAACCAACTTGGTGGGAGGCATTAATAGAGGAGTAGAAGCTCACAATGCTTGAAGCTACAAGAATCATATACAGCCATTGTATCTGAACATGAAATTTTCACACGTCTAAGGTTACCACAGAAATAAGCAGATATGCAAAGCTTTGTAAGCCACTTTTTAATGTGTCCAGTGggggccaaaaatgtgatttcagataggtgCATTTGCATGTTGGGCATCAACATGCATGTATCAATCAAGGGGTTCAACAAATTGTCACAAAatgcaatattaatatttttgtcaCACTCTTTGATAACTTTGAAAGCAACTGTTGATTTAAACAAGTTGGGTGAACCGAGGTTGGTATTACACTTTCATCAGCATCCAAAAAGCATGCTAAGGGTGGCAATAAAGTCTACATGTATATACGACATGTTTAGCTGTATTCAAgtttcatgaaaatattttgtgaattccAGCAAATTATCCATGCATCATTCTATAGAATGGTAGAAATGTACACAAGATTGATTTTGGCGGTCCAATATCATAAATAATGTGTATTTTGAAACGTAATTACCAGGAACTTTGTCAGCTCCTTTTAAGATTTATTTTGTGTTGAATACTGTTAAAAGTATTTAGATGAGCTGTTAAAGCTCCAGTTATTTTGCGCTTTTTGCCATTGATGCTTCTTTCTGTGAGCCATATATTATTGAACATGTTCACCAGGAttcttttttaataataatagcaaATGACTCTTATTTCTAGTCCCATAAAACAGTTCTCATTACGGATGTATTAAAGTCTTACAGACTTCTTTTTCTACACTAAAGTATCAGTCATGTTTTTGATGATCTCCTTGAGAAAAGAACTGGCAACTGTATTGCTGAGCAAGCAACCAGTTtcagcggtaaacagaagatTGTCACAACAATAGTGTAGAAAAAGAAGTCTGAAAGCTTTGAAACGTCCatagtgagtactgttttattggactagaaataagaaTAATCTGCTATTATGTGAGCcaaatattatgtaaaatataaaaatcacTGCTGcattaaaatgctgttttcagTACTAACTACTTCATTATAGGTATGATatgattattacataacaattgaatgtatatatttctactggttttgtttaattttttttaaaatctgaaataCTAGATAATCAGTATCAGACAATCTTTTTCCCCCAATTTTGTTCCATGTTTTGTATCTCTTTTGGATCATCACATATTGTACATTCTAATGGATGGGTTAATTGAAAAAGTTGGAAGTTGTAGTAAAGATGAGTATGACATAATGTGAAATTCAAAATTACTGCTTCAAAATAACAATACTTTTCAATATTACTTATGTAATTCTATAACATTGTAATAATCACCACACCTGAATGTATATAGTTTCATTGAATTGGGATGATTGGAAAAAGTCACAAATACTGGTTAGTACAGATGATCATCAGATAAGTGATCATCTTTACTAACTCACACATTGGCTTACTCAGATGCAGGTTCTCAGAAGATATGTTGTACAATTTCAAAATTCAGCTTTATGTTTGTAATTATCTTATTGATTTACATCATACCATACCATTGATATTATGTATACATAGCATTGGTTATTTGGGATTACTGACTATTATTTGTTCTGGTATACATGTAAACTGCTATTTATGTAATAATTTGTTAAATTTGTGACAAGGCCATAGGCACAAGTGACCCACAGTTATTAATAACTTAAAACGTTGACCAACTATACTTTATATATTCGCCCTGCATGATTAGGTTGTAGTGCATGAACCAGCAAAAAAAGGAAAACCTACGTTGTTACCAAACTCAATGGGCAATTGCAAATATTTGtagtttttttaaactttttgataaaCTGGGTATACAATTAGTGTATATGCGAGGTTTCacagacctctctctctctctttaagggagggtacaggctcccaaagatgaaatttatttaaaggccagcttttgggtccaaatttagaccaccctactccaactttaattggctgccacagaaaatccgtaagagctacagacctcaaacttgcaggtttttaatatttctaCAGGCACAACATATGaggaaaatataaagcaaatctgaggggtaAGGTGGGGGTGGGGGCCTCTTTGATGTGGTATGGAGTGACCTTCTTTTCAAATGTATTATTGTTAAGGTGCTTGTTAAGTTACATACAAATCTAAGAAATATAAGGATCAATGTACATTTTGTAGAAGCAAACTTCtgaacatttttttaacattttgaaaatatatgtcaaatatttttttattaaagataaAGATCATATAAAGATTTTACCAAACTATATGTTACTGTAAACTATGTATTAAAAATGGTTACTATTATTTTTAGTCACATATTTCTAAGATATGTACAGTCTCCTGAATATGTTGTTGATTATATTCACAGGCAAATTTGAAACAATtcgtttcaatattttgaaacattttgtaaatttgtCAAAACGTTTAAATTACAGATAAAGATCATCAAAATGTTATAAAACAGTTTGtatcaaaaaaacaacaaacaaacaaaaacaaaacagttcCAAATCTGGGATACATCGATATCAAGATAGGAAGGttacttttgttttcaaatatttaatCTTGTGATTTCCAGCAGAATGTTGTTTTTACAATATGTAACTTCATTATTTAGAAAAAGGAACACTTAGTATGTAAATATTATACCATGTTTATTTCAAAGAACTTTGTATGTAAATATGGTCCCACATTTATTTTAAAGATGCAAATGAGGTCATCAATATTCATGAAAATGCAGATAATTTTATTTGACTAGTATTGATATTTTAAGGATGGAGTGTGATGGCTTGAGTAAATTCAGGCAGGTAAAAGAATATCAGCTACCTTTACATGTAATGTATTCTCCAAAGAGTAGTCTTGGAGCTAAaatgattttaatggggttttctgcaaagcTTCAAATAAACATGTTACAATCTTCTGCAGTTTGATATTTAAGCAGAACTGTGTACAGCAGTACACACACTGTAATGCTATAAATAAGCAGCACCAATTTAGTGCAAAAGTGTATTAGTGGCTTCACAAAATTGtagtaaatataaatattttcatcTGTCAACTTTCTCAAAAGATTGTCTTTTATTTCAGCTCACAGATAGTCGAGCTTTGTTTGAATTTGTAGCTTGCCAACTTAAGTTGGGTGTATTCCTGTTATTGATAAGAATAAAATGAAGTACACAATTTACATTGTAAGTTCAAtaaagtgttttatttttttcttcttgatCAAAGCTAATCAGTACTTGCTGTTTGGGTATAATATCTTGGTAGTGCCTTCAAGTTGAAGGCCCAAGTATATTACTGAGTTGTAATGTTAATCCTACCTCTACCGTTAATATGCTTATATGAGTCTTCAATTACCTGGTTCACATCCCACTGAGTTATTGTATCATCTTCATATCATGAAGCTCTGCTATTTACCAAGATCCAATCCATGagtgtttttaattaaaaaacaaaatttgctCTTCAAAGAGCCATCACCAGAAATAGTTAAGTAATGGTATTGTGAGTTTCTTGTCCTGTGCAGGACTACTACATATTTCTTTACTTCAAAGGGTTTTTGAATGGCACTGAATATGACtgaaacaaaatgtttgtttAAAATTGTGTTTGAAATTAATAAATCCTCATTAAAAGCCAGGATTACAAGGCATCCAGATAAGAAATTCTACATGCATTTATTTCAGTAGATGAACACAGACAGaataatttttatatcaacatACAGAACAAGGTACCTGTACTTTTTGTAAGGCTCTTCATAGCTTCAATAAACTGTTTTTTTAACAACTTACAAAACTTTATAAACTGAATGACATGGTTGTTTCTTCCTGAAAATAAGAGACCTACACCTAAGAAAATAATTGGTTTTTGTAAAACAGGACTTATCTGAGATGAAGTCGTACATGCAATTTTTGGTAATTCTATCATGCCCGAATTGGgaagtaaaatttcagttgaaaacATTGCATACTTAGATTGACTTATAAATGACAAAAATTATAAAGTTTTTGTTACTGTGTGCATCAATAATAAAGTCCCAATTTACGATTGCATATATTCAATATTAAACTCACACCAGATATGCATTATGCAACTTCAATCCtggaaaaaaaaggttggcacactttggctGTTTTTGGTGTATCTCTGCCCCcttctcccccaattcaatgttgaacaAAGctacattgaaagatggggagtggggaaggtgagATACCGGGGGTCTGGGCTTCACATACATTGAATGAATGTTTCACTCACCtatccaattttaatagggcacattatttctattgtttactacaagtgtgccaactatttttttccaggattgtagcaCAGGTGCTGCATCCAACTTTGAACATGAGATTCTAtttattctatatcaatccacaatgttatgagtctctgTCAGTTATAAGTCAAATCAAGTATAAAATGGGTACACCACATAGGAAATAGGTTATGTCAGAGAAATCAGAAATACTTATTGACTGAAGTATCTAGGCATATATAACCATCCATGTTTCTTTGAGCCATACTACTTGGTATAACATGCTGTGGGAGGTTTCTCGCTCCCACATAATTGTTTTACGTTCTTCTTAGCATTTATGTATTTACCTCTTTATAAATCAGTGTGAAGAGAAACAAAATAGGTGAGAAAACTTGCTTAAGCACACAAAGCTTGGAACTCACAACCTTCCAAGTAATCATGAATCCAAGCCTGAGCCAGTGTGCCCTCTAACAAGCCAAATACACAACAATTGTAAGAAGTGCATTGATACACAGaacttttcactgatcacatattTCCTGGCTATAAACgtaaaacaaagtaaaatttATGACAAAGTGTTCTAAATACCTGTAacaaaaatataactttttaaacttTCAAAGGGACACAAACTTTTTTGATGTACAAAATATCATATGATCTGAAAGAACATGAAAGTAGACAATCCTCCATCAATACCATTTGTTCTTGATCATGAGACATACAAAAATGACAGTAAAATATTTCAGTCATCATCTTCAGCTCCTGTACTCACGACAACATCCACTCCTCTTCCTCCCACATGGACGGATCATCAGCATCAAGATAATCATTGACAAAGTCCTCACCAGCATCCCATCTTTCCTCTATTGCAGGCAAAGGGTTTGCAAAATTGAATTGTTCCATCTGTGCATCTGCATCAGCGAACTGCTCTGGTGGGAGTCCCATGAACTCATCAGGCCACATCTCTTCTGCTGCAGCTACTGCTTCTTCCGCGTCCTCATCATCATCAGAAACATCAtctgttttaaataaaaacagtTGAACTTTGCTTAAGCAACCAAGTGCCAAATTCTATATTGTCTGTGGATGTGTGTGTGGGTGACGGGTGGCTTCAGTGTGTTCATGCAAATGAAGACACACATCAGACTTTTCACATTTCAACTGTGGACCAACTGCAAACGAGCACCGTCCTTTTCGTGGAGGTCTGTAGTAGGTCCTCCAATTGCATGCTAAATATATTCTACAGATATGTTATTGTGCATTAAAAATACTGACCGTGATACACAGCTATACACCACAAAAAATTGCCATTCTAGGTCTCGGTATGTCGATTCAACTTTGTTCCAGATGTTCTTGTTTTGATAACAATATACAAAATTTGTAATTGCTAGCGCAGACAGGTtgagtgggggtgggggtgtgtgtgtgtgcacatTGGTTTTACTATACGACTGGGGACCTAACCTTGAAAGCACACCAGTTTTCTTACAACCTATACCCTTCTTTAGAGGACCTTAACTGGGTCCTCAGAAGTAACATATAGTGTAACATATGGCTATGATCATATAAGTACATACACACACATTTTTAACAATACGATGCCATTCTGAGTAAACATGTTTCCCAATTTGGTGTCCTAGGAAAGGCAGTGGGATGTGTGAGTAAATATGGGGGTGCATAATTGTTGTGTGTAAATCAATCCAGTAAAAATGGTATTAATATTCATGAAGCAATAAACCAATAGCAGCAGATCTTTGAAAAGTGTGCTTTGTGCATTGATTTTTGTCAATGCAAGGATGGTAAGTCACCTTCGCATTTTAATGCCTGAAGAGCATGCATCTATGAAGCACTGGTATGGTCACTTTAATTACAGGTGAGCAATTTTGGCTGCCAATAATGGAATTTTATTTTACTTCTGATTCTAGTAATTTTAGAATACTTTAAGAACAAAATATCTTTATAACAATGATGGCTTTATGACGTTTATGAATGAGCAATTAACAAAAATCAATGCACTTGCACTTCTAAGTTTTTCCCATCACAATGCACTCCCCTTTTGGGGTTGTAAATTGTTCTGGTGAAAAAAATTAAGGAGCATGCATTAATTTTTGCCATTTGCACTATACAAAATCACATTTAGTCACTAACATATAATTTATTCTGTAATGTGAAATCCTTTACCTGAGCCAAAGAATGCCTCTGTACAGAATCTTTTGATGGCTAGTGCCAGATTATACGTAGCGATACTAAGACGACCATCGCTGCTTTGCTCAACTTGTTTGGCATAGTCTGCTTCAATATCtgtacctgaaaaaaaaaaaatacagaaagGAAGAAAATTCATGAACAATTTAGATTTGTGCAATTTTAATACATAAAAGATTTATAGGTCATAGTTaatggagtatttcgtgatcctagcatcctctttttatgaaaattctcaatagatatccacgatcattcccaaaatttcaattgattcc carries:
- the LOC140159131 gene encoding death-associated protein kinase dapk-1-like → MTTMTSWCSPQYPVLTWDKFSQNVRKTLHPRVTDDRLDDAVKYLEYMGEIYIAQSRGEKTKLVVVNLKWFCSKVIAQAFASEDDFAFLKPEPLQSKSRYTTEDFQKLFPSLADHIDDVVEFLKQLDLIFEVEENSYIMPVKLSQSKKDQLWQEDPTMTEYYGRRIECRDETDLFSADAFPCFQVAMMKKYWRQSKKPVISLHEVKISQSVEGYVELMPDMKAIQYYVRGRGEAQMEKCHQMLKNIEVMIDNELEDRSPGTCVTKKYLSSTEVKKLKDLHNIRGYTKEQLQEAIIQHEGTVCEEGTQNTDKVASIVCKGYDVTFLEECGLHCMLELGITKHIKQRLVEALDTKRYTRDDYRSFGEACGISERRLEQMEAHLQGPSMTSAVLDEWDKGGSHTVGELLRILSMPGLVDNQEAKSILTNMLRNAGQDPSTTVTGSAISAGLSLKVLAHRAALRRSSEELYRSAQPNTLMDHLHHCFPEETAAKLQQRLIEVDMFTGMQEIINELLKLKEPTWWEALIEE